A window of Haliscomenobacter hydrossis DSM 1100 contains these coding sequences:
- the gyrB gene encoding DNA topoisomerase (ATP-hydrolyzing) subunit B yields MDMVKETEEIPYDESNGADDYGASNIQALEGLEAVRKRPGMYIGSTDSKGLHHLVWEVVDNSIDEHLAGFCTQIDVIVHEDNSVTVKDDGRGIPTGMHPKLKKSALEVVMTVLHAGGKFDKNTYKVSGGLHGVGVSCVNALSDYLRAEVHREGKIFVQEFAKGKPMGDVQIIGDSPLHGTTITFRPDGTILEALVFEYEILVRRVKELSFLNKGLKLNLTDERTGKTESFLSEGGLREFVKYLDGAKKPLLDEPIYVMTRKDDVEVEVAMIYNESYQENIYSYVNNIHTREGGTHVRGFRMALARVFKQYGEDSGAFKKLKEEISGEDFREGLTAVISVKVQEPQFKGQTKGELGNSEVTTIVSQCVGDVLKNFVEENPREAKRIVEKVILAATARHAARKAREMVQRKNILTGGGLPGKLADCSSKDPYESEVFLVEGDSAGGTAKQGRDRHIQAILPLRGKILNVEKAMEHKIYENEEIKNIFTALGVSIEENENGDRVLNIAKLRYHKVVIMTDADVDGSHITTLILTFFFRYMRPLIENGNIYIAAPPLYLIKRGKQERYCWNEEERKATIEEFGGNNESNVKVQRYKGLGEMNAEQLWETTMDPERRMLRSVNIDDAMEADRVFSMLMGDEVPPRRQFIEENAKYANVDA; encoded by the coding sequence ATGGATATGGTAAAAGAGACGGAAGAAATTCCTTACGACGAATCTAATGGCGCTGACGATTACGGCGCGAGTAACATCCAAGCACTTGAGGGCTTAGAAGCCGTTCGTAAACGGCCAGGGATGTATATTGGCAGTACCGACTCGAAAGGGCTGCACCACTTGGTTTGGGAAGTTGTCGACAACTCTATTGACGAACACCTCGCTGGTTTTTGTACCCAAATTGATGTGATTGTACACGAGGATAACTCGGTAACCGTCAAAGATGATGGCCGGGGCATTCCAACTGGCATGCACCCCAAGCTGAAAAAATCAGCTTTGGAAGTGGTCATGACCGTTTTGCACGCCGGGGGTAAATTCGACAAGAATACCTACAAGGTTTCGGGCGGTTTGCACGGGGTAGGGGTATCCTGCGTCAATGCACTATCTGACTACCTTAGAGCAGAAGTGCATCGCGAGGGCAAAATTTTTGTCCAGGAGTTTGCCAAAGGTAAACCCATGGGCGATGTACAGATCATCGGAGACTCCCCGCTTCACGGCACCACGATTACTTTTAGGCCCGATGGCACCATCTTAGAGGCGCTTGTTTTCGAGTACGAGATATTGGTACGCCGGGTAAAAGAGTTATCTTTTCTGAACAAGGGCTTAAAGCTCAATTTGACGGATGAACGCACGGGGAAAACGGAGTCTTTTTTGTCTGAAGGGGGCTTAAGGGAGTTTGTAAAGTACCTCGACGGGGCCAAGAAGCCTTTGCTTGATGAGCCGATCTACGTCATGACTCGCAAGGACGATGTGGAAGTAGAAGTGGCCATGATCTACAACGAGTCCTATCAGGAGAACATCTACTCCTACGTCAATAACATACACACCCGTGAAGGGGGGACCCACGTACGGGGCTTCCGTATGGCCTTAGCCCGGGTATTTAAACAATACGGGGAAGACTCAGGAGCCTTCAAAAAACTCAAAGAAGAGATTTCTGGCGAGGATTTCCGGGAGGGCCTCACTGCAGTGATCTCGGTGAAGGTACAAGAGCCACAATTCAAAGGCCAAACCAAGGGTGAATTGGGCAACTCCGAAGTGACCACTATCGTTTCGCAGTGCGTAGGGGATGTACTCAAAAATTTTGTTGAGGAAAACCCCCGTGAGGCCAAGCGCATTGTTGAAAAGGTAATCCTTGCCGCTACTGCCCGCCACGCGGCACGCAAAGCCCGCGAGATGGTGCAGCGCAAAAACATCCTGACGGGTGGTGGTTTGCCCGGAAAACTGGCCGACTGCTCTTCGAAAGATCCCTATGAAAGTGAGGTTTTCCTGGTCGAGGGAGATTCCGCCGGTGGTACTGCCAAACAAGGCCGCGACCGCCACATCCAGGCCATTTTACCTTTACGTGGTAAAATCCTCAACGTGGAGAAGGCGATGGAGCACAAAATCTACGAAAACGAGGAAATCAAGAATATTTTTACTGCACTTGGGGTAAGCATCGAAGAAAACGAAAATGGGGACCGTGTTCTCAACATCGCCAAGTTGCGCTACCACAAGGTAGTCATTATGACGGATGCCGATGTAGACGGCAGCCACATTACCACTTTGATTTTGACTTTCTTCTTCCGTTACATGCGTCCGTTGATTGAAAACGGCAACATCTATATTGCCGCACCACCACTTTATTTGATCAAAAGGGGCAAACAAGAGCGCTATTGCTGGAACGAGGAAGAAAGAAAAGCTACCATCGAAGAGTTTGGTGGAAATAACGAAAGCAACGTAAAAGTTCAGCGCTACAAAGGTTTGGGGGAAATGAACGCCGAACAACTTTGGGAAACGACGATGGATCCTGAGCGCCGGATGTTGCGTTCAGTCAACATTGATGACGCCATGGAAGCCGATCGGGTTTTTTCGATGCTCATGGGGGATGAAGTGCCACCACGCCGTCAGTTTATTGAAGAGAATGCGAAGTACGCGAATGTAGACGCGTAA
- the tsaE gene encoding tRNA (adenosine(37)-N6)-threonylcarbamoyltransferase complex ATPase subunit type 1 TsaE, whose translation MEWQIERLESLPQCSKKLLETFPNARVFAFTGEVGAGKTTFIQNLCKRLGVTSAVTSPTFALVNEYPYTDLASGLPQSVYHLDLYRLRSIEEALEIGIEDYLYSQKYCFVEWPELVEPLLPADTVRIHFEILSDSQRKMLFL comes from the coding sequence ATGGAGTGGCAGATTGAGCGTTTAGAATCTCTTCCCCAATGCAGTAAAAAACTGCTGGAAACCTTCCCCAATGCCCGTGTTTTTGCGTTTACGGGCGAAGTTGGAGCGGGCAAAACCACGTTTATCCAAAACTTGTGCAAGCGGCTAGGTGTTACTTCAGCGGTAACCAGTCCGACATTCGCACTGGTCAACGAATATCCCTATACGGACCTTGCCAGTGGCTTGCCTCAGTCGGTTTACCACCTGGATCTGTATCGTTTACGGAGCATTGAAGAAGCCTTGGAAATAGGGATTGAAGACTACTTGTACAGCCAGAAATACTGTTTTGTAGAGTGGCCCGAACTGGTAGAACCGCTGCTGCCAGCAGACACCGTGCGGATTCATTTTGAAATTCTGTCTGATTCACAGCGAAAAATGCTATTTTTGTAA
- a CDS encoding alanine dehydrogenase, with protein sequence MSGGKEGNGGSAIAIPKSLTDFQYQTQPETLDVRQPQENLYIGISKESTLQENRVALVPSSIAILTGYGHRVVVETGAGDKSHFSDHQFSEAGAEIAQSKEEVFRAKVLLKVAPPTLAEIELMHPNQILISPLHLPIISGEYINKLRQKRVIALAMEYIKDDLDNFPVVRTMSEMAGIRAMLTAAELLTSTGGGKGILLGGISGVPSAKVVILGAGIVAENATRVALGLGAEVRIFDNNIYKLKRLQNQVGRQLYTSSIDPYYLNEELLTADVAIGAIHSKSGRAPVIVSEEMVSRMRPGAVIVDVSIDQGGCFETSQVTSLDKPTFIRHGIIHYCVPNIASQVPRTSSMAISNILTSILLRSGNTGNIEHLLFSNPGLRHGVYTYKGCLCNEYLSERFQIKYTNLDLLMTSHL encoded by the coding sequence ATGAGTGGTGGAAAAGAAGGAAATGGGGGATCAGCAATTGCGATACCCAAGTCTTTAACAGACTTCCAATATCAAACTCAACCGGAAACGCTGGATGTGCGGCAACCCCAGGAAAACTTGTACATTGGCATTTCCAAAGAGAGTACCCTGCAAGAAAACCGAGTGGCACTGGTGCCCTCCTCAATCGCGATTCTGACGGGCTACGGCCACCGGGTCGTGGTAGAGACTGGTGCGGGCGATAAATCTCATTTTAGCGATCATCAATTTTCAGAGGCGGGTGCAGAAATTGCCCAAAGCAAAGAAGAAGTTTTTCGTGCTAAAGTGCTGCTCAAGGTGGCACCACCTACTTTGGCGGAAATCGAGTTGATGCATCCCAATCAAATCCTGATCTCTCCGCTACATTTGCCCATCATTTCCGGAGAATACATCAATAAATTGCGCCAAAAGCGGGTAATCGCCCTGGCGATGGAATACATCAAGGATGACCTGGACAACTTCCCCGTGGTACGCACCATGAGTGAAATGGCGGGTATTCGCGCCATGTTGACAGCGGCTGAGTTGTTGACGAGTACCGGTGGAGGTAAGGGAATCTTGCTGGGCGGTATTTCCGGGGTGCCGAGTGCCAAAGTGGTCATTCTGGGCGCTGGAATTGTAGCTGAAAATGCGACCCGGGTTGCCCTGGGGCTGGGTGCTGAAGTGCGCATTTTTGACAACAACATCTATAAACTCAAACGCCTGCAAAATCAGGTAGGTCGACAATTGTATACCTCTTCCATCGACCCTTATTACCTCAATGAAGAATTGTTGACGGCAGACGTAGCCATTGGCGCCATTCACTCCAAAAGTGGCCGTGCCCCAGTGATTGTAAGTGAAGAAATGGTATCACGCATGCGGCCGGGAGCGGTTATTGTAGACGTGAGCATTGATCAGGGTGGCTGCTTTGAAACCTCGCAGGTCACTTCTCTGGATAAACCCACCTTCATCCGGCATGGCATCATTCATTATTGTGTACCCAACATTGCTTCTCAGGTGCCACGTACCTCTTCAATGGCCATCAGCAACATCTTGACGTCCATTTTGCTGCGCTCTGGCAATACCGGCAACATTGAGCATTTGTTATTCAGTAATCCCGGCCTGCGGCATGGCGTGTATACGTACAAGGGCTGCTTGTGTAATGAATACCTTAGCGAAAGGTTTCAAATCAAATATACCAACCTGGATTTATTGATGACTTCGCATTTGTAG
- a CDS encoding OmpA family protein encodes MYRFYILFPLLCIGFANLRAQSTVSIRNCTRINSSALEFSPSFYGNGMVFVSSRKRSGEVDKITGETYFELFYADFDEDGMPIHPAPFSAEINSDRHEGQVSFTKSSDKMYFSRNSISKGVPQAGKDDTVRMRVYEAFKGSYDWERVRPLPFNNLNYSCMHPSLNYDGSRLFFASNMPGGYGKMDIYFVDWDGTKWTDPINLGPEVNTSGNEVFPYAHDNGALFFASTGHRGLGGLDIYMIDLSGDEWGKVINLGQPYNTKADDFGLILDKESTRGFFSSNRSGGLGKDDIYAFDAPAGLQGLKPVVQVSLRITAIDEENNASEPNVNVRVFERANDGLIKDGNTYAATLVPATDQSQDLIMRLNRKNDDELGSPTGVTGRDGSVTLNLAANREYVLLISKTGFKTQELPFIPKAQTLKNSMEVRMAHINCIPLRGIALTDKYEKPIPNTKVRVISSCNGQEVLLTSNLDGSFDHCLDLGCTYTILAEKYGFKPSQTQLSTENVRGSRSFSISMRLAPINEEVMRKPLAEGTVIVMENIYYDFNKAAIRTTDARDLEALTRLMLKYPTMEVELGAHTDSRGTTEYNQQLSVRRAEAAKEFLVRKGVAANRIRTTGFGETQIRNHCKEGIECAEKEHQFNRRTEVKVLKINEAAQYEVKPGGN; translated from the coding sequence ATGTACCGTTTCTACATCCTGTTTCCACTTTTATGCATTGGCTTTGCTAACCTTAGGGCTCAAAGTACGGTCTCCATCCGCAACTGCACCCGCATCAACAGCTCGGCACTTGAGTTTTCTCCTTCATTTTACGGCAATGGAATGGTGTTTGTATCTTCACGAAAACGCAGCGGGGAGGTCGACAAAATAACTGGCGAAACCTACTTTGAACTTTTTTATGCAGATTTTGACGAAGATGGCATGCCCATCCATCCGGCACCTTTTTCAGCCGAAATCAACTCTGATCGACACGAAGGGCAAGTAAGCTTTACGAAAAGCTCCGACAAGATGTACTTTAGTCGCAACAGCATCAGCAAGGGCGTGCCACAGGCGGGCAAAGACGATACAGTGCGCATGCGGGTATACGAGGCATTTAAAGGATCCTATGATTGGGAACGAGTACGTCCTTTGCCTTTTAACAACCTGAATTACTCATGCATGCACCCTTCACTCAATTACGACGGTTCACGTTTGTTTTTTGCGTCCAATATGCCAGGTGGATACGGCAAAATGGACATCTATTTTGTGGACTGGGATGGCACCAAATGGACTGACCCGATCAATCTGGGGCCAGAAGTCAACACTTCAGGCAATGAAGTATTTCCTTACGCCCACGACAATGGCGCACTGTTTTTTGCATCCACCGGGCACCGTGGATTGGGCGGATTGGACATCTATATGATCGATCTCAGTGGGGACGAATGGGGCAAAGTAATCAACCTGGGCCAGCCTTATAACACCAAAGCCGACGATTTTGGATTGATTTTGGACAAAGAAAGCACCCGTGGGTTCTTTTCCTCAAACCGCAGCGGAGGCCTGGGCAAAGACGATATTTATGCTTTTGACGCTCCGGCTGGTTTGCAAGGTTTAAAGCCGGTTGTGCAAGTTTCGCTGCGCATTACCGCCATTGATGAAGAAAACAATGCCAGCGAGCCCAATGTCAACGTCAGGGTATTTGAGCGCGCCAATGATGGTTTGATTAAGGATGGCAATACCTATGCGGCGACTTTGGTGCCCGCTACAGATCAATCCCAAGATTTGATCATGCGGCTCAACCGCAAAAATGACGATGAACTGGGTAGCCCCACTGGCGTAACGGGCCGAGATGGCTCGGTTACGCTGAACCTGGCGGCTAACCGCGAATACGTCCTGCTGATTTCCAAAACGGGTTTTAAAACCCAGGAACTCCCTTTTATTCCAAAAGCCCAAACCCTGAAAAACAGCATGGAGGTGCGCATGGCCCACATCAATTGTATTCCCTTGCGGGGCATTGCACTTACGGACAAATATGAAAAACCCATTCCCAACACCAAGGTACGGGTGATTAGCAGTTGCAATGGCCAGGAGGTTTTGCTTACCTCCAATTTAGATGGCAGTTTCGACCACTGTCTCGACCTGGGGTGTACCTATACCATTTTGGCGGAAAAATATGGCTTCAAACCCAGCCAGACCCAGCTTTCCACTGAAAATGTACGCGGGAGTCGGTCCTTTTCCATCAGCATGCGCCTTGCCCCCATTAACGAAGAGGTGATGCGCAAACCACTTGCAGAAGGTACAGTCATTGTGATGGAAAACATTTATTACGATTTCAACAAGGCCGCAATCCGCACCACCGACGCCCGTGATCTGGAGGCACTTACCCGCCTGATGCTCAAGTACCCAACCATGGAAGTAGAACTGGGTGCCCATACCGATTCGCGGGGTACCACGGAATACAACCAACAACTATCGGTTCGGCGGGCTGAAGCGGCCAAAGAGTTTTTGGTGCGCAAGGGGGTAGCGGCCAATCGTATCCGCACCACCGGATTTGGTGAAACACAAATCCGCAACCATTGCAAAGAAGGAATTGAGTGCGCCGAAAAAGAACACCAGTTTAACCGCCGGACGGAAGTGAAAGTACTCAAAATCAATGAGGCGGCCCAGTATGAGGTGAAGCCGGGAGGGAATTAG
- a CDS encoding type IX secretion system membrane protein PorP/SprF, with protein MYTLLILLGLSVVAKAQQENQFTQFQHYKLGFNPAYAGNAEGISIAALVRQQWLGIKGAPQVQLVSLNMPVLNNRVGIGANFARASIGVTNQYTAELAYAYRIPAPRGHLNLGLMTSIRNFQMNFSELEGSQPIANDGAIPAGLQSKYVPNFGAGIYYNAQNFYIGLSSPRLLNVNIDLSDGSGTISRETPHFFLMTGVLIPLGDNIKLQPQTLLKYVKGAPFDADANVSLIFNERVTMGVSYRLGGSRATGLGEAVSGLFSVQMGKNLLIGMSYDATLSELRKFNNGSAEVVLRYFINGRSSGDVIYDNPRFFF; from the coding sequence ATGTACACATTATTGATCCTTTTAGGGCTTTCTGTAGTCGCCAAAGCCCAGCAAGAAAACCAGTTCACCCAGTTTCAACACTATAAACTGGGGTTTAATCCTGCTTACGCGGGCAATGCCGAGGGTATTTCTATTGCTGCCCTGGTGCGCCAACAATGGTTGGGCATCAAAGGTGCTCCACAAGTCCAGTTGGTATCCCTGAATATGCCAGTACTCAACAATCGGGTGGGGATTGGTGCCAATTTTGCCCGGGCTTCGATTGGAGTCACCAATCAGTATACTGCTGAATTGGCTTATGCCTACCGCATTCCGGCTCCTCGTGGCCACCTCAACCTGGGTTTGATGACCTCGATCCGCAATTTTCAAATGAATTTTTCGGAACTTGAAGGCTCACAACCCATTGCCAACGACGGAGCCATTCCAGCGGGTTTGCAAAGCAAATACGTTCCCAATTTCGGAGCGGGGATCTATTACAACGCCCAAAATTTTTACATCGGCTTGTCTTCCCCTCGTTTGTTGAATGTCAACATCGACTTGTCTGATGGTAGCGGCACCATTTCGCGGGAAACACCCCACTTTTTCCTGATGACGGGTGTGCTGATTCCACTGGGAGACAATATAAAACTCCAGCCCCAAACCTTGCTCAAATACGTCAAAGGCGCCCCCTTTGATGCGGATGCCAACGTTAGCCTGATTTTTAACGAACGGGTGACCATGGGGGTATCTTACCGCTTGGGGGGCTCCCGGGCTACGGGCCTGGGTGAAGCTGTATCGGGATTGTTCAGCGTGCAGATGGGCAAAAATCTTTTGATTGGCATGTCCTACGATGCCACTTTATCGGAGTTGCGCAAGTTCAACAACGGCAGTGCTGAAGTAGTGCTGCGGTATTTTATCAATGGTCGGAGTTCTGGTGATGTGATTTATGACAATCCGCGGTTCTTTTTTTAG